TCTCGATCTTCACATCCTCGAACCGCAGGCCGCCCATCGCGCCGAAGCTCCCAAAATGACGTTCGACGGTGAGATACAAGGCGTGAATCCGGGAGTCGTATTTGAAGCGATTGGTCTTGGTCGTATCCGGGATGAAGAGCCCGCTGACCGGATCGAGATCGCTCACTCGGAAATCCGCATCGCTGCCCTCAAACAAGCCCGCGTAGCCTACTTCTAGTTTGGCATCCTTGCCAAGCGGGCTGGAATAGTCGGCCGTCGCTTCGGTCGAGTTCTCGATTACCTTGATGAGATTGTTGTTCGCAGAGGCAGGGGTTACCGGAAAGAGATAGGTGTTCTGGTAGTGATTGTCCTCCTGTTCAGTCGTCCGTCCGTGCTTGACCTCAACGCTCAATTCGCGGTCTTCGGCAAAGGAGTGGGCCAGTGTGCCACCGAATTCGATGTCTTTCTCATACTCTGGGTCATAGCGTGTCCGCTTGTAGTCACTCACGGAGGCACCACCGGCTGAGGTCGCATAATGCTGGTCGGCCCGCCGGAGAAAATCACGGTAGTTGTAGCTCACGTTCGCCCCCAGGGTTGTGCCCTTGCTCGGCACATACTCCACGCCCCCTTGGAAAATTCGTGAGCGGGGTCGACTGGTTTCCTGAGTCTGCTGCCGGGTAATGCTGGTAACACCGGTAAGCGGATCTGCAAAGATGCGTGTTTCGCTGCTCTCCCGGGGCCGATCATCCTGACGAATGGAGGCCGAGCCGTAGTAGTTGAACGCCCCCGCATGAACATTCCCGGACACGCTGAAGTTGTAGCGCTGGTTGTTACCGACGTTCATGCTCACGCTGCCGGCAGTGCCAGACTTTTGCTTGCTCTTCATCACGATGTTGATGACGCCAGCGGTGCCATCGGGCCGATACTTCGCGGACGGATTTGTGATGACTTCGATTCGCTCAATCGAGTCCGCCGGCATCTGCTCCAATGCGGCGGCACGGTTGCGCCCCATGAGCGTGGACGATTTCCCGTTGATCAAGATAGTGACATCCGAGGAACCGCGGAGGCTTACGTTGCCTTCGATGTCCACCTGCACGGCGGGCACGTTTTGGAGCAGGTCGCTGGCAGAGCCAGCGGCGCTCTGCAAATCCTTCCCTACGTGGTAAACTTTGCGATCAATGGCATTGTCGAAAGATTCCTGCTTTCCCTGCACCTGAAACTTGTCGAGCTGAACCAAAGCCCCAGTGTCGGTTTGAAGCCGCCCCAAATCGTGCGCAGCCTCTTTTCCGTCCAGTTCGAATACAC
This genomic stretch from Termitidicoccus mucosus harbors:
- a CDS encoding TonB-dependent receptor domain-containing protein, with translation MKQRYAISFILTCAILGLTVRSQTAVSGTIVNPAGDHPIQHVTVTLKKVATGEVAASGTTDATGRFTLPDVPAGQYEAIYGEAGTSPNITGVFELDGKEAAHDLGRLQTDTGALVQLDKFQVQGKQESFDNAIDRKVYHVGKDLQSAAGSASDLLQNVPAVQVDIEGNVSLRGSSDVTILINGKSSTLMGRNRAAALEQMPADSIERIEVITNPSAKYRPDGTAGVINIVMKSKQKSGTAGSVSMNVGNNQRYNFSVSGNVHAGAFNYYGSASIRQDDRPRESSETRIFADPLTGVTSITRQQTQETSRPRSRIFQGGVEYVPSKGTTLGANVSYNYRDFLRRADQHYATSAGGASVSDYKRTRYDPEYEKDIEFGGTLAHSFAEDRELSVEVKHGRTTEQEDNHYQNTYLFPVTPASANNNLIKVIENSTEATADYSSPLGKDAKLEVGYAGLFEGSDADFRVSDLDPVSGLFIPDTTKTNRFKYDSRIHALYLTVERHFGSFGAMGGLRFEDVKIETHQITTGQDGGDNYRNIYPTLHLTYDLPAAQQLQLNYSHRVRRPEGDDLNPFPEYQDPFNLRAGNPHLQPEQIHSIEAGWQMKNNDTTYLATAYYRYRYNGITEVTRFVDSTTLLTTKENLSTSRASGLELGAARRFWDRLGLNFSGNVYRSEIDAGNLGFTEPRSAIAWDAKVNLGWDVSPATLVQLNANYSAKRLTPQGYRYPTSVLNIGLRHTFANKKVAVIATVSDVFNSLKERTLIDTPSLRDEITRRRSSRIFYVGLVYNFGGASKRQKDDIIFDNAP